One genomic window of Peteryoungia desertarenae includes the following:
- a CDS encoding TRAP transporter large permease, with protein MTLVVFVVSLLGAMAIGVPVAFALMFCGVTLMWYMGMFNSQIIAQNMIAGADTFTLLAIPFFVLAGELMNAGGLSRRIIEFAIACVGHIRGGLGIVAIMAAIIMASISGSAAADTAALAAILIPMMAKAGYNVPRSAGLIASGGIIAPVIPPSMAFIIFGVAANVSITQLFMAGIVPGILMGLSLIIAWQIVVRKDDVEALPKAPARERLRATGRAAWALGMPVIILGGIKAGVVTPTEAAVIAAAYALFVGTVIYRELKLRDLPRVILQAAKTTSIIMFLVCAALVSAWLITAANIPGEITRFIEPLIDRPMLLMFVIMLLVLVVGTALDLTPTILILTPVLMPIIKQAGIDPVYFGVMFIMNCCIGLITPPVGVVLNVVSGVGRVPLGRVVTGITPFLLAQVLVLMLLVVFPDIVIIPAQWLR; from the coding sequence ATGACCCTGGTCGTCTTCGTTGTCTCTCTGCTCGGTGCGATGGCAATCGGCGTTCCTGTGGCCTTTGCCCTGATGTTCTGCGGCGTCACCCTCATGTGGTACATGGGGATGTTCAACAGCCAGATCATTGCCCAGAACATGATCGCCGGCGCCGATACCTTCACCCTGCTTGCCATTCCCTTTTTCGTCCTTGCCGGCGAACTGATGAATGCCGGGGGACTTTCCCGCCGCATCATCGAGTTCGCCATTGCCTGTGTCGGACATATCCGCGGCGGGCTCGGCATTGTTGCCATCATGGCGGCGATCATCATGGCCAGTATCTCCGGCTCGGCCGCTGCCGATACGGCGGCTCTTGCGGCCATCCTCATCCCGATGATGGCGAAAGCCGGTTACAATGTGCCGCGCTCCGCCGGCCTGATCGCTTCGGGCGGCATCATCGCGCCGGTCATCCCACCCTCCATGGCCTTCATCATTTTCGGTGTCGCGGCCAATGTCTCCATCACGCAGCTCTTCATGGCAGGCATCGTTCCCGGCATCCTGATGGGACTTTCGCTCATCATCGCTTGGCAAATCGTGGTTCGGAAGGACGACGTCGAGGCGCTGCCAAAGGCACCGGCGCGCGAGCGCCTCAGGGCAACCGGTCGTGCCGCCTGGGCGCTTGGCATGCCGGTCATCATTCTGGGTGGTATCAAGGCGGGTGTGGTCACACCGACAGAGGCCGCCGTCATTGCCGCGGCCTATGCGCTGTTCGTCGGCACGGTGATTTACCGAGAACTGAAGCTCAGGGATCTGCCACGGGTGATCCTGCAGGCAGCGAAAACCACATCGATCATCATGTTCCTGGTCTGCGCAGCTCTGGTTTCGGCCTGGCTGATCACGGCGGCGAACATTCCCGGCGAAATCACGCGCTTCATCGAGCCGCTGATCGATCGTCCGATGTTGTTGATGTTCGTGATCATGCTGCTCGTGCTCGTCGTCGGGACAGCGCTCGATCTGACGCCGACCATCCTGATCCTGACGCCGGTGCTGATGCCGATCATCAAGCAGGCGGGTATCGACCCGGTCTATTTCGGGGTGATGTTCATCATGAACTGCTGCATCGGCCTCATCACGCCGCCAGTCGGCGTGGTTCTCAATGTCGTCAGCGGCGTGGGAAGGGTGCCACTTGGGAGGGTGGTCACCGGCATTACGCCTTTCCTGCTGGCCCAGGTGCTGGTGCTGATGCTGCTCGTTGTCTTTCCGGACATCGTCATCATACCGGCGCAGTGGCTGCGCTGA
- a CDS encoding fumarylacetoacetate hydrolase family protein, producing MAPEQSLRAVDILPRDVAEAVLVGRVWSDVEGGPCPVLVRDGHVLDLTSVSATMAGLLEIDGLVTRLSQIDAELPVLGSIDDFLAGRSGRLLAPVDLQAVKAAGVTFADSMLERVIEEQAKGDAGRAQDIRARLAPVLGDSLRGLVAGSDQAARVKSLLQEMGLWSQYLEVGIGPDAEIFTKAQPMSAVACGDLVGIHPISEWNNPEPEVVLAVRSDGTIVGATLGNDVNLRDVEGRSALLLGKAKDNNAACAIGPFIRLFDRNFTLDELKTLRLSLVVSGQDGFEMTGESAMASISRTPENLVSQLLNRNHQYPDGAVLFLGTMFAPVKDRRGAGLGFTHEVGDRVEISTPALGALINWVERTDACAEWTFGTRALMQNLARRGLLDRV from the coding sequence TTGGCGCCAGAACAAAGCCTCAGGGCAGTTGACATCCTGCCGCGCGACGTCGCCGAAGCGGTCCTTGTCGGTCGCGTCTGGAGCGATGTGGAGGGCGGTCCCTGTCCTGTACTGGTTCGGGACGGACATGTGCTTGATCTCACTTCGGTGTCGGCGACCATGGCAGGTCTCCTCGAGATCGATGGCCTTGTGACGCGGCTGTCACAGATAGACGCCGAATTGCCCGTCCTCGGCAGCATCGATGATTTTCTGGCCGGAAGATCCGGCAGGCTTTTGGCACCGGTCGATCTCCAGGCGGTCAAGGCTGCCGGGGTCACCTTTGCCGACAGCATGCTCGAGCGTGTCATCGAAGAGCAGGCCAAGGGCGATGCTGGCCGGGCTCAGGACATCCGCGCGCGCCTCGCTCCCGTGCTGGGAGACAGTCTGCGGGGCCTGGTCGCAGGGTCGGATCAGGCCGCGCGGGTGAAATCCCTGCTTCAGGAAATGGGGCTGTGGTCCCAGTATCTTGAAGTCGGGATCGGGCCAGACGCTGAAATCTTTACAAAGGCGCAGCCGATGTCCGCCGTCGCATGCGGTGATCTTGTTGGCATTCATCCGATCTCAGAGTGGAACAATCCTGAACCAGAGGTGGTTCTTGCAGTCAGGTCGGATGGCACCATCGTCGGCGCCACGCTCGGCAATGACGTGAACCTGCGCGATGTCGAAGGTCGCTCGGCGCTCCTGCTCGGAAAGGCCAAGGACAACAATGCCGCCTGTGCCATCGGCCCCTTCATCCGCCTCTTTGACCGGAATTTCACTCTTGACGAGCTCAAGACGCTTCGGCTTTCGCTTGTTGTTTCAGGGCAGGACGGGTTCGAGATGACAGGTGAAAGCGCCATGGCGTCCATCAGCCGAACGCCCGAAAATCTCGTTTCGCAGCTTCTCAATCGCAACCATCAATATCCTGACGGTGCCGTCCTCTTCCTCGGGACGATGTTTGCGCCGGTGAAGGACAGACGCGGTGCAGGCCTCGGCTTCACCCATGAAGTCGGCGATCGCGTCGAGATTTCAACGCCTGCCCTGGGTGCCCTGATCAACTGGGTAGAACGGACCGATGCCTGTGCGGAATGGACCTTCGGGACGCGGGCACTGATGCAGAACCTGGCCCGGCGCGGCCTCCTCGACCGGGTATGA
- a CDS encoding TRAP transporter substrate-binding protein, producing MRKLLLTTTALAFAVTAAAPAFAQFNDRTIRVSNGVNADHPVGNGITAMQACLDQKSGGKLKLQAFWGGALGGDLQATQALRSGVQEAVVTSSSPLVGIEPALGVFDLPFLFANAQEAYQILDGEFGDMMNEKLEAAGLINLAYWENGFRNLSNSVRPVTKWEDFEGMKVRVMQNNIFLDTFQNLGANATPMAFGEVFSALETKAIDAQENPYVTIDTSKFFEVQNYITETNHAYTPFLFLFSKPIFDTYTQEEQAALRECAAVGRDLQRSVIGDLNKQSLEKIKAAGLQVNVLSEEEQQRIREKSMVVYEKHKDTIGADIVDSILAELAEIRK from the coding sequence ATGAGAAAACTGCTACTGACAACCACCGCGCTTGCTTTCGCCGTCACGGCGGCGGCACCAGCCTTCGCCCAGTTCAATGATCGCACGATCCGTGTGTCGAACGGCGTCAATGCTGACCACCCGGTCGGCAACGGCATCACCGCCATGCAGGCATGCCTTGATCAAAAGAGCGGCGGCAAGCTGAAGCTGCAGGCTTTCTGGGGCGGTGCCCTCGGCGGCGACCTGCAGGCAACCCAGGCTCTGCGCTCCGGCGTCCAGGAAGCCGTGGTCACGTCATCGTCACCACTCGTCGGCATCGAACCGGCTCTCGGCGTCTTTGACCTGCCCTTCCTCTTCGCCAATGCCCAGGAAGCCTATCAGATCTTGGACGGCGAATTCGGGGATATGATGAATGAGAAGCTGGAAGCGGCCGGCCTCATCAATCTCGCCTATTGGGAGAACGGGTTCCGCAATCTGTCGAATTCCGTTCGACCCGTCACCAAGTGGGAAGACTTCGAGGGGATGAAGGTTCGCGTGATGCAGAACAATATCTTCCTGGATACCTTCCAGAACCTTGGCGCAAACGCCACCCCGATGGCTTTTGGTGAGGTTTTCTCCGCCCTTGAAACAAAGGCGATCGATGCTCAGGAAAACCCCTATGTGACGATCGATACCTCGAAGTTCTTCGAAGTGCAGAACTATATCACCGAGACGAACCACGCCTATACGCCGTTCCTGTTCCTGTTCTCAAAGCCGATCTTCGACACGTATACGCAAGAAGAACAGGCTGCCTTGCGGGAATGCGCAGCCGTGGGCCGTGACTTGCAGCGCAGCGTCATTGGCGATCTGAACAAGCAGTCTCTGGAGAAGATCAAGGCCGCCGGCCTTCAGGTGAACGTCCTGTCCGAAGAAGAACAGCAGCGGATTCGGG
- a CDS encoding TRAP transporter small permease — protein sequence MTRLVDLFYRFLETLLILLLSGMAIMVFVNVVLRYAFNSGLTVSDEMARYFFVWLTFIGAVVGFREYGHMGVETLVARFGRKGRQICMFLTNLVILGVSLLFFWGTWKQLPINVSMSAPVTGLSMGWVYGIGFFTGAGCSLIALERLFRLATGRVTEHEIAAFAGERHGVDQHAERST from the coding sequence ATGACCAGGCTTGTCGACCTGTTCTATCGATTTCTCGAGACCCTGCTGATCCTGCTCCTGTCGGGCATGGCCATCATGGTCTTTGTCAATGTCGTTCTGCGCTATGCCTTCAATTCCGGGCTGACGGTGTCAGACGAAATGGCGCGATACTTCTTCGTCTGGCTGACCTTCATCGGTGCTGTCGTCGGATTTCGCGAATATGGCCATATGGGGGTCGAGACGCTGGTCGCCCGCTTCGGCCGCAAGGGCCGCCAGATCTGCATGTTTCTGACCAATCTGGTCATCCTTGGTGTGTCCCTCCTCTTCTTCTGGGGCACGTGGAAGCAATTGCCGATCAATGTCAGCATGAGCGCGCCGGTCACAGGCCTCTCCATGGGCTGGGTCTACGGGATCGGCTTCTTCACCGGTGCCGGATGCAGCCTGATTGCGCTTGAACGCCTGTTCCGCCTTGCCACCGGCAGGGTCACTGAACACGAGATTGCAGCCTTTGCCGGCGAGCGTCACGGCGTCGATCAGCATGCGGAGCGCAGCACATGA
- a CDS encoding FadR/GntR family transcriptional regulator, producing MGQMNLGHIRRNEHLPTRIAAQIASEIHEGRLQPGERLPTEHVLAKTLGVSRSVIREAIAQLRNEGLVETRQGVGAFVSERSTRPIRIKDGELFDRQSFRALFQLRVPLEIEAAGLAAVHHTDEDLAEIDAALARMSGAEKWTEEGIIADLAFHRAVAEATQNEYFAMFIGFIAERISQAINAARSRAVLEEIVEVTIAEHVVLRDAIMSRDARAAREAMRQHLHGAATRIDLSLEQF from the coding sequence TTGGGGCAGATGAATCTGGGGCATATTCGGCGCAACGAGCACTTGCCGACCCGAATTGCGGCACAGATTGCATCCGAGATTCATGAGGGGCGACTGCAGCCAGGTGAAAGGCTTCCCACCGAACATGTCCTGGCGAAGACACTGGGCGTCAGCCGTTCGGTCATCCGCGAGGCAATCGCGCAATTGCGCAATGAAGGTCTTGTCGAAACCCGCCAGGGGGTCGGCGCCTTCGTCAGCGAACGTTCGACACGCCCGATCAGGATCAAGGATGGAGAGCTTTTCGACCGACAGAGTTTCCGGGCCCTCTTCCAGCTTCGGGTTCCCCTTGAAATCGAGGCAGCGGGACTGGCAGCGGTACATCACACGGATGAGGATCTTGCCGAGATCGACGCCGCCTTAGCCCGAATGTCGGGTGCGGAAAAATGGACGGAAGAGGGGATCATTGCCGATCTCGCGTTTCACCGCGCCGTAGCTGAAGCAACCCAGAACGAATATTTTGCAATGTTCATCGGCTTTATCGCCGAACGTATCAGTCAGGCGATCAATGCCGCCCGCTCCAGAGCCGTCCTCGAAGAAATCGTCGAGGTGACCATCGCAGAGCATGTCGTGCTTCGCGACGCGATCATGAGCCGCGATGCGCGAGCCGCGCGCGAGGCGATGCGCCAGCATTTGCACGGGGCAGCGACGCGGATCGATCTCAGTCTGGAGCAGTTCTGA